The Oncorhynchus tshawytscha isolate Ot180627B linkage group LG02, Otsh_v2.0, whole genome shotgun sequence genome contains the following window.
tcaatcctgactagtctcccagtttctGCCTCTGAAGAACAGcattctgccaccaccattcttcaccgtaggggatggtgccaggtttcctccagacgtgaagcttggcattcaggccaaagagttgaatcttggcttcatcagaacagagtcttgtttctcatggtcagtctttaggtgccttttggcaaacgccaagcaggctgtcatgtctTTTActgcccactctaccataaaggcctgatggggggagtgccgcagagatgggaaaaccttccagaagaacaaccatctccacagaggaactcttgagcgctgtcagagtgaccatcgggttcttagtccctccctgaccaaggcccttctcccccgattgctgtttggacagtcggccagctctaggaagagtcttggtggttccaaacttccatttaagaatattggagaccactgtgttcttggggacattctatgctgcagaaatttggtacccttccccagatctgtgcctcgacacattcctgtctcggagctctacagacaattccatcGACCTAATGCcttagtgcatgtcagagcaaaaactgtcaactgtgggatcttatgtagaccggtgtgtgcctttccaactcatgtccaatcaattgactttaccTGCACCTGAGATACATTTCAAGTCTCTGAATATGTAAATAGAAAAAAGGTACTTctgtattttaaatacatttgcagaaatgtataaaacctatttttgctgtgtcattattggatgttgtgtgtagattgaagaggatttttttatttacccctttgagaataaggctgtaacaatttcggaaaaaaatctaaatgtctgaatactttccgaaggcactgtaccacAAACCCCGAAGTGCCTTATGGCGGTTACTGTATAAACTGGTTacaaatgtaattagagcagtaaaaatatgtttgctgtcagccaatcagtattcagggctcgaaccacccagttcaaAAATGTATATAGGTCATTGAATAACGACACAGCCAACTGCGCCATTACCTTCAGAAATAAAAGACAGCCATGTATGGTCAAAAGTGACATTTAATTTGCGCCAATATTCATTGCGACTTTTACAGTGATAAAACAAACCTGCATGAATTTGGATGAACAAGTAACGGTCATGTAGCCCAGCTGACCGTTCAACATCTGCAGAACAGCACTTCAACATGAATTCACTAAAGCCATGTGTGCAATTTCATTTAAATTACATTTGAACAAAATTGACCTGTGtgttatatatgtatgtatgcatgcatgtatgtgtaaATACATAGAACCACAGGTTTTCCCTGTACAAGGCAGACAGTAAAATAGGCATCAGACCTGTAAGAGAGACCATGACAGAAGTTTGAACAAGAACTGAGCAATTTGCTTACCGTACCAAATTGTCCAACAttgagaatttaaaaaaaaaaaaaagaaaagtaaaaTGAGAACTAGGCAGAGCTGTCATAAGGTCACTTGTCATTCTATCAGATGGAGtaccacacacaaacaggcatacTTTAGCTGTTGAGAAAGTTTCCcttccaaaaaataaataaaatcagatACAATAAAATGTCATCTTGTTCTCCATTTCATGACATTAGAAAGCCCATTTTCTGGACATATTCACTGAATTTAGTCTTCAGAAATAATGACACCGGGGTTTGAGTAAACTGTTTGGATCCCCTGTGTGGATTTGAGTTTCCATAGAAATGTTCAAGTCCCAAACTTCATGCAACACTAGATCATGTACCCCAACAATGAATTAATATGACTCAATAAAGTCCAGTATAACCTTCAATTAAAATGAAACGTTCACAGTAAAACTTTTAGTTCCTTTtttaatagatttttattttttttaaacaaaaggcTTCACCAAAATGTTTTGGTTGAGTCGGACTTGGAACAAACCAGGCGTGCATGCAGTTTTTACCAGACAATGAACACGGTGCAAAAGCAACAACTTCATATTAAATCCATTTgagtattttttgttttttgtttaaacCTTATCGATCGCGCATCAGAACTTTGCCATTGACACCGGATGGAGTGAGGGACAACTTAAACCTCATGCCCTTTGGCCAGAGGGCCTGTGACTACAGCACTACATATGCCAAGGGCTTGGATCAGGTACATAAAGTGCTTCTgtcaaaaaaaacatacaaaaattaAAAAAGAGGGGGTATCAAAACAATGGactcagggagggaggagaggaagaggacgggACGAAATTCCTGGACTCACAGATGAACAGGTGGAGATTCTTCTTTTAAAAAAGAGAAAAGGACAGCAGAGttctgagaaagagagatagagaaggagagggacctCAACCGAGGATGAGGCTGGACTTTCCCCCTGGGGGGTTCCTGCGGCCTGATGTCATCCCAGCGGCGGGCTGAGAGGCCTCATTCCTCTGCTCTGGGGCAGGAATGACCTCAACCTCCACAGCGTTATCTAAACATGGGTAAGGAGACAGGATAACATGCCTGCCACTCAAACATTTAAAGATGTAATACTGCCACTTGAAGCTTTTAAAAACATCTGGTAATAAAAACAAAATCGATAGACAGAAACTACAAATGTTCAACATTTCAACACTACATACCATACTAAAAATCATATTTTTCCCTATAATTTAACTAGCATTGTGAATAAAATGAACCTTCTTAGAAGTTTACAGACATGAATATGTAGTCTTAATCTGGACAACTTGTTTAACAGTGGAAGTTAGCAAGAATCATTAAAATAGTCCTTACCAGCATTTCCCACGTCATTGTCTCCAGTCTAAGAGGAGATGAAGGGACAAAAAGGTAAGTGATTAGAAAACACAACAGAAAGGAGTAGGCCAAATACATGAAAGTGAAAGAAAATCCTCAATAAGGAATGCCCATTGTTTAACTTTGAGGAAACGTCAACATGGGAAATTCCAGATTtatcacccccacacacacagcgttGCGCCATCTCACCCCGGCGTTGGAGTCCTCGTGGTTGTTGGAGGAAGATTGGGCAGCACATCTCCTCAGTGGGGCTGAGGGCTCTCCACACAGCACTCCGGTGGGCTTCCCACCTGTAGATACACAGAATTGACACAGTTTGAGTCTCAATCCCTGGGAATTGCCTGGCTAATCACCAAGTGATTGAGGGCTTACATTCTAATTTAAGAACATCTCATGCCAGAAGTGATAACGTTTCAGATACTTGATAGAGTTATAAGCAGCCAAACACCTAATCAAGTAGAATGAAACTAAAACTGCTTAGCTCTGCCATTTCATGGATTGTTTTTAATTGCTAAATCACAAGGGGTTGTAAGTTATGACCTAGAAAGGAAAGTttggaggaagagtgagagtTGAATTGGAAACACTCCAATTCAACACCCAGCCTGGGGACAAGCCAAAAACCATTCAGTCTCCCCACCTGACCTTTCAGACAGCATGCCGAACTCCCCTACTCAACAGCTGCTAATCAGACAAGTCAGTTGgatttatacactgaacaaaaatatcaaacgGCAAGAGATTTTACTGAGTCGGAGTTAAGAAAATccatcaattgaaataaattcattaggctctaatctatggatttcacatgactgggaatacagatacgagtgttggtcacagatatctttgttaaaaaaaaaagaattaaaaaaaaaaaaggttaggggcatggatcagaaaaccagtcagtatatgttgcgaccaccatttgcctcatgcagtacgACATCAGTCGCATAGCGTtgaccaggctgttgattgtgacctgaaACGGGAGCATTCACTGCAGGCAACGCAGAGATCCTCATGAATATTCCAGAATGGCTCAGACTCAGCCCTGCTGGGATTCAGTGTAGGAAGGAAGATCAATAGTGGAAGAGCTAATGTAATGACTATGGATTGGAGTTAAATTGGCCATTTCCTACACACGGTGACAGCTTTTCTTATAAGCTGTGTGAAGCGAACATGAATCACAGCATCATACATGAACACAATCTGCCCTCTTGTGGAGGAAGTTGCAACTTGCATCTCCATAGATTGTCTCCAGGTTCGATGAAGTTGAATTTAAGACCTTCTTAAAATGCCACTTGGAATGAAATTTAATATCAATTGTGAGGTCTGCGCACACCTGCTGATATTCCACTCCAGAAATGAGCCAGTTGGCAAAAAGTTGTATATTTAGGGCTGGctcttaaagtggaactgacagagtTAACTCATTTACAAATGTGACTAGACAACCataatttacattaaaaaaatatcaaaTACCCAGGTCATGCTACAAAACCAAActgaggttttaaaaataggttatattttaccccccaaaaaatacatgATGCAAAGTGAGGCATTGTTGACAATAGATGGGATGCAGTTGAATGCATggttaatataattcaccaatacatttcttggtagtccaaatAATTCCATCAGGTTGTAAATACCATCAGGTACCTTGCTTGTTTCAGTGactatttttgggggggaaaacccccccaaaaaactgacAGACAATGTAACTAATACTGGGaatgttaaaacaaatcaaactagcaagggcaatgatcaagTCAGTCATatccatcaaatgtatttataaagcctcttttacatcagccgatgtcacaaagtgctgtacagaaacccagcataaaatcccaaacagcaagcaatgcagaagcacagtggatgaAACCTAGAGGAAgaaggctatgaggggtggccagtcctcttctgactgtgccgggtagagattataacagtacatgggcaagatgttcaaacagtcagatgaccagcagggtcaaataataatcagtggttgtagagggcgCAACAGGTTTCATCtgtgagcgttgcaaaataaaatgtacatgttattcaataattTCATCCAAACTCCTCAAGCGCATCAGACTCCTGCATAGCCAGGTGTTAAAATAgaagaacttggttctattttagCCATTTGACGCGCTGCatgtcccgcctctcccatctactcattggttattacgaGCATTTACCCACGTGTCATTGAAAGAtggaggtccacactccagtcggtgatggtaatgcaccttaaagttggttgccaaccaccatcaAAATtctataaatacaaataaaatgtttttaatcaaacctatgcatttcaggtaaaataacaacccatgttaatctcccaggacaaattagcaagCAAGttcagggatgcaaactagtgagggcccaaaaaggataccttttggcaaaaaaaaaaaaaaaaaaaaaaaagtgactaGTTTGCATCCCCGAGCAACAGCTAGCTAAAATGTTTAATATGCATTTCAACCCCAAAATAAATATACTTGGTTTTGGCATTTTAACCTGGGTGTCATGAACGCATTTGGTAGGGATAGACAATCAACATGCACGAGCGGAGCCAGTTTGGTCATCCAGACAGAAAGTCAGGCAACCAGTAGGCCTAGGTTACAGAAAAACAAACATTAAAAAGCAATCGCGAAAGTTGGTTCCATACTGCAATTAGCTGGAAACAAAGTTGTCAAAAACTAGCAGTTTCATGTGagatgaaaatagctgttcaaAATTTTGAAAAAGGGTAGATCTAATATGCATCTAGCATTGGTtggtaatatgactaggattgtgcctttggccagaagacaatgaaagaaagttaacaaaataattgcctccacagATAGTCTGATTTTGGCAAGGCTACTTTGGAGCAAGGCAAAGCGCGTAGTAAAACTGTTCAGGTGTGCAACAACTATgatttcaaaatgcatactgcctccagctcattgcaaagtggtgtgtgacacACTGATGAAGACTGCCTTCAGTTGcctttatacactgctcaaaaaaattaagggaacactaaaataacacatcctagatctgaatgaatgaaatattcttattaaatacttttttctttacatagttgaatgtgctgacaacaaaatcacacaaaaatgatcaatggaaatcaaatgtatcaacccatggaggtctggatttggagtgacactcaaaattaaagtggaaaaccacactacaggctgatccaactttgatataatgtccttaaaacaagtcaaaatgaggctcaatagtgtgtgtggcctccacgtgcctgtatgacctccctacaacgcctgggcatgctcctgatgaggtggcggatggtctcctgagggatctcctcccagacctggactaaagcatccgccaactcctggacagtctgtggtgcaacgtggcgttggtggatggggcgagacatgatgtcccagatgtgctcaattggattcaggtctggggaacgggcgggccagtccatagcagcAATGTCTTCCtattgcaggaactgctgacacactccagccacatgagatctagcattgtcttgcattaggaggggtctcaaggggtctgaggatctcatctcggtacctaatggcagtcaggctaccactggcgagcacatggagggctgtgcggccccccaaagaaatgccaccccacaccatgactgacccaccgccaaaccggtcatgctggaggatgttgcaggcagcagaacgttctccacggcgtctccggacgtctcacgtctgtcacatgtgctcagtgtgaacctgctttcacctgtgaagagcacagggcgccagtggcgaatttgccaatcttggtgttctctggcaaatgccaaacgtcctgcacggtgttgggctgtcttgctaattgcctataatttctacctgttgtctattccatttgcacaacagcatgtgatatttattgtcaatcagtgttgcttcctaagtggacatttTGATtacacagaagtgtgattgacttggagttacattgtgtttaagtgttccctttacactgctcaaaaaaatatatatttacgctcagtgtgtcgtcttgatcgctggtgaaaagtttgtttctgttggagtttCGTCCACTCTAACTTGGTTAGAGGGGatggttcagagtgacattcattcatttgttatagaatggatgtttcggcggttgccGTTCTTCgcattcaatgataccgaattcatagctgcagactagtaatttaTATCAAacacttgttcttattctgtcagtaTTGATAGTCTaggagtttaaccacgtggtatggttaaaagattcagcaatggtctacaaccttagtcctctcctaatggagaaaaacatggtctggtgatattTTCAcgaagttgggttttattcggaattgcagaaaaggggctgtcccaggatgcctgaccctaactgggctcaggggcggtcctctgatttagttcaaatcaaaaaggaattgtattttccttcattaaacagtccaaaatcatgttacacaattttacaaacagtattatgctcactcattcatcttatacaacaattagatgtaaacctcatatctgaggctattatataacagcgttatggtaatgtggccacacagtctcccatgagcttccccaagttgtaacaaacgggcCAGTTTGTTTGAGCtaagctggattcttcaccgatcttttaaactttctccggaacatgaaatttggtcgtacctcaagttctgtgaggtggaagaaattcctttgttctctatgaaaatttcCTCTGCCTCTTATACTGtgtggcagggtcttctcaggaatttacgacctctctgaccacagcagcctagttgaaggaggcagggagagggggatggggcttgctgtacccaaagagggcaacgtcatcaCACGACATGCGTGTGATAGACACATAACGAAAACACACGCACCAATTGAAttcactaaattatgcaaattaacctatagacTGATAAGCATGACAAGTCAAATGCATTTACATTGACTGGTATTTTTTCCTCTCCCAGACTATTGGCCAGTGCTAATTTTATGCATTAATTAATGTCTACATTcctttttgccacatttattctTAGACAACTTAATGCACACTTTTAAATtgtattatgtgagctaaacaaataaaatgtataatatatacatttattaATAATGTTACCGTCCCCACGACATCCATGCCACCACCACAGaaaaatattggcagtagaacggCCTTACAGAACAGCTCAGTGACTTACGTGgcacatttccaacaagtcagttcatc
Protein-coding sequences here:
- the LOC112264126 gene encoding jupiter microtubule associated homolog 1; translation: MTTTTIYSGMEAGAKSSSRVLRPPGGASNISFGNDEEKPPNRKNKMASNIFAEPDDPHAHRRNNPPGGKPTGVLCGEPSAPLRRCAAQSSSNNHEDSNAGTGDNDVGNADNAVEVEVIPAPEQRNEASQPAAGMTSGRRNPPGGKSSLILG